The nucleotide sequence ACACCCCCAGGGTTTTGCGTTTGAATCTCACCTCTTGTCTGTGTGTAGTTTGAATGTTTACAGtgcttggtttcctccaggtccacccagtttcctcccacagtcccaaagACATATACTATAGACTCACATAGTGCGGGGGGTGGGGGGCTGGGGGGTGCGCACCTGTAGGTTGAAGGCTTGGGTCCTTAGCAACGCATTTTTCCCTTACAGCATTAACTGATGGCGTGAAGCTTGAATAGATGAAgctaattagtttttattttgattcGCAAAGCCAGCAATCAGACTCTATTGATTCTCGCTTATCTGCACCGTTTCATCtaatttgttcattattttatcTTGACCATCTTGCTTGGAATTGGATAAGGAAGTGGAGTCTATCCCGGGGTCGAAAGGCGTTAGACGGGAACATAACCTGAATGGGACATcagtctatcacagggcaccGAGCAAACACAGTTATCCAGctacctgcatgtctttggtcatttaaataaaattggagAATTTACACATGCTACTGAGATTGCAAGATGTTACTGCCACCTAGTGTTCATCCTGCGTTGTGTAAAGAAAAagatcattatatatatatatatattattttttttttaaatagcaaacAGAAGAAACAACTGTAGTTTACAAAACCAGCTTTAGAAAAGGATGGCCATTAccaattcattatttatttgaactttaaaaaaaaaaaaaaaaaagttgcactcAGGGCAGCgaataaaaagttaatatattttctataccccccaaaaatacaaaaaccctAACAAACATATGCCTgcaacagaataaaacaattcaaaagaacaaacacacccaaaaaaaaagaaatcctctTCAACCATAACTATGGCTTTGGTTTAATACAACACACCATGTGTTACTGTTATCTGCAGCCTCTTCATTAGaatgataatttaaaaaaaagaaggcaaaAACAAACTCTTACAGTAAGAAGTAGCTCAGTGCTGTAACATCTCTAAGCTGGTGTACAATCAGCTCTGCGTTGCCAGTCCTACCTGACGCATGGTGTTGCATCTTCACATTTCGTGCCCTGATTGTTTTGAGAGTCGGAAGATCTCTTTTGCACTTACGGCAGTTTTAGTTTCACCTTCTCAATTCTTTCTCTCTGCGTTCCGCCACAGTGAAGACGTGTTAGGTTTCTTCTTGTCGTCGTCGTCATCCGTCTCCAATAGTTCCTCCTCGTCTTCCTCGTCTGTGGAGAAAAGATCGTCTTCGAGCAGCGATTCGCCGTATTCCTGAGCGTGGACTGAGACTTCGTTGGGCATTAGATGTGGAGAACCCTCGATGAAATCGGCGAACCTGCGACATGGGCAGCAaggaggtcagaggtcagagtTTGGTAACCTCGGATTAACTACTGTAGAGAGTctcaaaaagtgtaaaactaaCATATGATAAAGATCTTGTTACATAATTAAACATCTAATGTGTGAAACATCCATTTAAAGCCATTCAGACTTTGACTGAAATtcgtggattttttttttttataataaaattttaggcATCCTTAACATTCTATGATATTAAGCAAGAAGTCATGCTGTTGTAATGAATATCAGCATGACTGTGGTGTGGGTGTAGGCATGAGGGTGCAACCTGAGTACTGAAGATAAATAcgtgctgatatccagcacaacggCCCTACCTTGAaagtgatattgcttttatgcaacagttccacaaacaccatttatcaacagattatgaattttttttttaacagttattTCCTCTGCCAACACATATCTTTTTGCGCCTGGTGGAGCTGGCACCCGACGtctagtgtaattaacagggtaAAAGTAGTTTCAAATTCTTACAGGCACTATGTAGCCAAAatatgaggagaataaaccttaaagtttctctttattttttttatttattcctcttTAAAATATCAGCTCTGTTTACGTCTGGGCTCTGGAATTAAATCCCAAACAATTGGAAAGCTAGTGCATtagggtgtacaatcacttGTTCAACACACCGAGTCGTGCCCCTGATTAGGGGTTAGAGAGCGATTAAGATAcggccttgtgttagaagcttgtTAGCTTTTCTAGCTAGTAaagaaagtgttgtttaagatgacatcacgttatcagatgtgtgttcttgctgaaagtgcttccgtgACTGGTTCTGAATGTGGAGTCAATCACGTAGTGATACATAGAGGTAaaagtcccagtgctgttaccatcCATTATCAACACTCATGGAATGGCTCTCGTCCAATCGGATTAACTAAGATTGAACTAAGTTGTTGTATGACAtccattaaaacacacaataatttgGAAACACCTCCCCCACACAAATATCCTCTAGAGGCATTTTAGACTGATGATACCAGTCAGTAACCGAGTGAACCTGTGTGAGAATGTACTCAACTGAAGAAAATGGCAAATTTAACATTTtccaaatatacattttttgatCAAACTTTCCAGCGCTAGTAACTACAGTTATTAGACACAGTGATGTTggtgatgacgatgatgatgatgatgatgatgtgcatTTGTTTGCAGAAGTTGAACCTTTTGGGAGACTGCAGTCTGGACACAGTTTTCCAGGTGCTGAAGTCGGGGCTGCTGCACTGCTTCCTCAGCTCCTCCAGAGCTTTCTGAGTCTCCACCTCAGCCTGTTTTTGGTACTCCTCCTCCGTTAGCAATCGCCGAGGCTCCGGTTTCCAGCGCAGCTTCGGCTTCAGCTTCCTTGGCGGCAGAGACGGGAAacttgtaaaaatttttttaaagaattacgTGTATAAAAACCTTATTACAACTCAACTTATTGTACTCACTCATACAGACTAAATGCCATGGTCACTGGGTACTCCAGGTTTTTGGCGCAGAAAGCGGCCACCATGATTGCTAGCGCCACCTGCTGGACCTGTATGCCGGCATATACGAGCAGCATGCCGAAAATCTGGAGCGTCCACGACAAGATGTTAATGCTGCGCTCCTCCACCAGCGGGCCGTGACGGTAACACACTGCGAAGCTGATAAACCCCACGACTGCAGTGTAGCctacagaaataaacaaacagtcaTGCAACAGATAAGTACACagccatggtaaaaaaaaattaaataaaataaaaaaaatacattggacTATAATATAATAGGTATAATATAATCTCCAtcccctggtcattcagtacatgcaggtcatcagctgactttattttatcgCTACATAACGAtgttgagcctagacctgagcaccTGAGGTTTTTACTAATCCTTTTCGCACTGGAATAGAGTTAATCTGACCTCATTATACAACATGACATTTTTTCCATCGCCAAATTCTAAAGTCCAATCtgtatgctccctagcaaactgaagacgttttttttttcccacttacTTACAAGAAATTGTAAAGCAAAAgtgcaacattttattatttaacaaagagaaaaaatacataattgcTGATACCGAAGTTATTGGTTATTTCTGTCATTAGCACTTTGTTAAATTAagcctctttttctttttcttaaagcTAATGAGAAGGGGGAATAATGCTGTATAAATTTTGTAATTAAGTTACAAGCCACAatactttttataattttgtatttacatgCTGCAAAAACGTCCATGAAACATGTTAGTTCACAATATCACTGATAAAAAACAGATTATAACAAAAGTCATATTGTGAACTAACATGTTTCATGGATGTTTTTGAAGCATGAAGGATGCTTTGTGTAATTTAATACTGATGATAAACAGATTATAACAAGTGTTAAATTACACGAAGCACCTGTCTGAGTTTCCAGTTAATGCCACATATGCAGCTATTAAGTGTCACACATCAGTTTGTCTTAGATAAACATTTTGATGAAAACCAAGTGTTCTAATGTCaaattataatgtaattaatcaGCACCttctaaacaacaaaaaaagttatgtttaacTTAAGAATAAAACAGCTGCAGCATTTATACACATACTGCGTGTATATCCGTTACATATCGGTGTAAGAGATTTACCCATCACCAGACGCCAGTGCTCCTTGAGGATGAGCTGCAGGTTCTTAAACACAAGCTGAATTACGTACAAAGAGAAGGACCAGCCTCCCACCATCAGCACATAGAATGGACTTCTCTGTTGGACGCAGTAACAAGAAATGCTTTGTGTGAAATAATCTAATAATTGTCTTTATATAAAACAGGCTGATGTAAAAGACTATGTATGACCTTTGGTAAAAAACGCCCTAGAATGAAGACGAGGATGACGAGGGAGGCGATCAGGCCTGTACTCATTCCTGCTGAGTAGTAGAACACCTGACTCcttaaagaacataaaaacaGACAATATTTAAGAAATcagttaaataaattttaacaatGCAACTAAATATAAACTACTAGTCAAAAGTTGGGACACAACTTCTAACACCagggtctttcctgattttttactTCCTTCTACTCTATAAAACGtccaaaatatgaaataatctcctttaaactgTTGATATTGAGAAAGTTTTGATCTGTAAATCATTCATAACggctttaatctgaggtgctgttcgttaatctgtgatttctgaggctggtaactctaaattatctgctcctctgcagcagaggtaggttttggtcttgcatttctgggaaggtcttcaggAGAGCCAGGTCCATCATGGGTTttagcaaatgcacttgacacagtactgttcttgcaagaactattctagAAACGCTGACCTTCATGTTTTAACTAATGCCACACGTGTTACTTCATAGTTTTGagaaatccagtattgttctagaatgtagaaaaaaaaaatccaaacttttgactggcactGCACGTTTGTTAGTTTTGAGACGTTGATTTGTAGATGATGTCCCAAACCAGTCATTTAACAGCCCCATACAGTGATCTAAATCTGTCAATACCTGCTGAGCAGATCTGCAAAGAAGAACAGCAGGACTCCAGCCAGAAACACCGCAAACAGAAAGAAGTCAAATTCTATAAAAGGCAAATGACTGTTAGTGCCAAAATCACTCAAAATCATGTTAGGATGTAATAAGCATGCAAGGTCAGACTCACTCCTGCTGGGTTTTACTCTGTAGACCACTGAGGTATCTGAAGGATCCACACGGAAACAGGTCTTCTGGGTGAAAAGGTTGACGCTCAGGCTGGTCTCGTTGGTCTGCTCATGAAGCCAGTGCTGCATCATGGACCAGAAACTAAACTGCTCAAGCTCCTCCAGCTCCTCTTCATCCTTTACAACCGTCACCTTCAGCTCCTTGGAGCTCCAGACTCTTACCTGTTTTAAATTAGGAGCACATTTTGTAAGAATTAAGCATCCAAATATACAGCATACAAAATTTCGTAATTCCAATTTTGTCACAACTACCTAAAAAAGGAGTGTGATTGAAAGCAAATGTGTCTGTGGCAGGTCCCGTCTTATTATACTGTACGTCATATAATATGATCGGTTTTAGGCAGTTACACTCATTTCTGGTCATCTTATGGCcaaatgaatgtgtgtaaatgtaaatacaaataaGTAGAGCCTGGTTAATAGTCTTACCTGGATCCTCGTCCAGGTCTCCCTCCATCCAGGTGCAGGAGTTGGGTTGATGTAGCAGAAGTGTCCTGAATCCTCAGTCTTCACTTCTTTTCCATTTTCAATATTGATAATGTTGGGAGCACCTGCACAAAAACAAGAGAAAGGACAGTATCATTATCTatatacagaaacaaaaaacgTCTTGCCTGTGCATTGGTCTGAACTCGCTcgttcaatgatatctttacgtttcatacatcaCAGGAcatgaaaccagtctcagaaaaatctTCTGCCTGTCTAGCCagaatttgtcacagcatcatgcaaaactggctgaacagaatttTATGAATCTTTTACAATTCTtcgatatctgcctgaagtttaacctgcacctgTAAGTGAAATCAAAACGTTGAGTAAAATGATGtcatgaacagttatgtgtcggATTTAATAATCAACTTTAacataagctacttgctcagtgtaaacaaacacctgcaacaATGGGTTGTAATGAGGAAATCTAAACTGAggatttttactgggattagttcatattttcactgctgaaataacagcgctgaagtctctttaaaacaaaactttactgattttttttttatttttcatctgtgattcactctccgattaccgaacatgaagtgtatttgtgtgacgattaaagaaatacaaattaatgtaaacataaactatTCTGTCCTTTATATCTTTCACattgattgtaaaaaaaaaaaaccgaaaATGACAGTAAATTCAAAATCTTTCTGTGAATTAAGTAAACTTTCCAAATATGTAGCCACCAATCCAGTGGAAACCAATATCATATAATGGCACACCAAACTAAATTTGTAAAattactgttaaaaaaagaattaagagGTTCATCCACATTggcttcaacctaaaatattaataaataatcactgattacattaaagctgatcaccTTATTtgtagctttaaccttttaactctttATACAAACATACTTAATCTTGTTTTGCCTAAATAAAAAGATCCAGGAAACATTTTAAACGTTGGATTTTGGGTGAATGTTGCTTATAACCATTTTACAGCAAAGCCAAAGTGGCACAAACATCAACAAACAGGACCAGAGAGAGTCTGAAACCTCCTCCAGCTCTAAACTCTACACGTTTACAATTCATTATTTCCATTCTAGTTATTAATAACTGTTATAGTAAAATACAGACATGTTTACCGGATGCGAGCTCAAACAGCTGAAGGAAAAACAGAAGAATAAACGCGACGTTTCTGCTCCTAACGCTCGCGACATCAAACTCTTCCTTCATTTTCATGCATCCCGCCATATTGTTGCTTTCACTTCTTCGTCAGCGACTTCAAGCGGGTTGCAGT is from Clarias gariepinus isolate MV-2021 ecotype Netherlands chromosome 22, CGAR_prim_01v2, whole genome shotgun sequence and encodes:
- the nemp1 gene encoding nuclear envelope integral membrane protein 1, with product MAGCMKMKEEFDVASVRSRNVAFILLFFLQLFELASGAPNIINIENGKEVKTEDSGHFCYINPTPAPGWRETWTRIQVRVWSSKELKVTVVKDEEELEELEQFSFWSMMQHWLHEQTNETSLSVNLFTQKTCFRVDPSDTSVVYRVKPSRKFDFFLFAVFLAGVLLFFFADLLSRSQVFYYSAGMSTGLIASLVILVFILGRFLPKRSPFYVLMVGGWSFSLYVIQLVFKNLQLILKEHWRLVMGYTAVVGFISFAVCYRHGPLVEERSINILSWTLQIFGMLLVYAGIQVQQVALAIMVAAFCAKNLEYPVTMAFSLYEKLKPKLRWKPEPRRLLTEEEYQKQAEVETQKALEELRKQCSSPDFSTWKTVSRLQSPKRFADFIEGSPHLMPNEVSVHAQEYGESLLEDDLFSTDEEDEEELLETDDDDDKKKPNTSSLWRNAERKN